The following coding sequences lie in one Cryptococcus neoformans var. neoformans B-3501A chromosome 14, whole genome shotgun sequence genomic window:
- a CDS encoding hypothetical protein (Similar to gi|21622371|emb|CAD37001.1| related to DNA repair protein RAD26 [Neurospora crassa], FASTA scores: opt: 892, E(): 8.8e-46, (34.525% identity (61.776% similar) in 811 aa overlap (205-965:107-874)); HMMPfam hit to Helicase_C, Helicase conserved C-terminal domain, score: 47.2, E(): 4.6e-11; HMMPfam hit to SNF2_N, SNF2 family N-terminal domain, score: 152.4, E(): 9.4e-43), translating into MSSKKPLLSIRADPTSDDDFDIESRALAEEYAEARKKGSNVKTRRRDMVGKHQSEQPGTSYQARGVQNRAGTESIDSSDGDDEVVVKWKRKSLREEMAYEGLVQKEIILEFNPLYRLAGKKDGLSEPKKGQEDEAPSLKNLISSHKKEALMANASLRASETSTPSVTPQKGKEGSSDIQILSDEEVFGLPAEAVTQNPEPRNASPSPTDEIFDSDEEVFQPVEVKSKISAPSEKIQSSSPVETPISSQSSYVFWNCDNIPSHKPNFPMDDQQFLVKPFVLDQETKDIKIPPSINRFLKEYQRAGAKFLYDAYKQGRGAVLGDDMGLGKTVQVISFLSAIMRKTGTYVDHQRRKRTIRESVVDVSPRHWPTALIICPKSLINNWGYFEYAVWKSDNWRDVQQKFIHGYLDLISYDVARLDIQHIKDLPLSTVIADEAHRLKEPMSQTTLALKSIQCQMCFALTGTLVQNRIDEMWSVLDFVHRGWAGTYRQWKEFAVSPIKKGHQVEGTAAEVVRAIMTIGVMTQRILPHFYLRRDKKLIAHELPEKKDLVVFCPLASRQIVAYRALIESDDVVNIQARNRPCPCGSGKSNMKEILFQYLSALRKVANHFGLLYDLDKDDNKHTRMINRKLFKICTGREPTSRSDYTLEEALDPENCGKWDLLKKLLVQWRNEPVKNKVLIFSTSVRLLKIISRFISTSPSLSGFEFDALTGEASGTERQEMIDRFQDLERDHFIMLISTRAGGVGLNLTAANKVVIFDPSWTMDRAFRIGQKRTVEVYRLIGQGTIEELIYERQVQKQQSARQLNNGTLEPRIYQGYDRATNAKDQAELFGVHNLFHFDPSGFAPANLGVHVANDNFLGEPTSLAENEGEVDEVDEDEDIKPEIPAGGSRTSSQSQKHREGRRKDKGKEKKSEQMEETADMVQSLLEDAPTPSQGSKEVDILTELGFDSLLHENVFGDSAEEREIFEKGLKILEKNPMLAKSIKANSLIKTQRRTARKSAMALGPGLEPVTSRRESREVKKEGRRSRLMEEEGHEDERVGVRREKRRKGESSKNLVELSD; encoded by the exons ATGAGTTCCAAAAAGCCTTTGCTTTCTATAAGAGCAGATCCCA CTAGTGATGATGACTTTGATATTGAATCAAGGGCTTTGGCTGAGGAGTACGCAGAAGCACGGAAAAAGGGCTCCAATGTGAAAACAAGGAGGCGAGACATGGTTGGGAAACACCAATCAGAACAACCGGGGACCAGTTACCAAGCAAGGGGTGTGCAAAACAGGGCGGGGACAGAGTCCATTGACTCGTCTGATGGGGACGACGAGGTGGTTGTtaaatggaagagaaaaagttTACGGGAAGAGATGGCATATGAAGGAC TCGTTCAAAAAGAGATCATACTTGAATTCAATCCTTTGTACAGGCTGGCAGGTAAGAAGGACG GGCTATCTGAACCTAAAAAGGGTcaggaggatgaagcgCCGTCTCTAAAGAATCTAATATCATCCCACAAAAAGGAAGCCTTGATGGCGAATGCAAGTCTGAGGGCAAGTGAAACATCTACGCCCAGTGTCACTCCtcaaaagggaaaagagg GAAGTAGCGATATCCAAATCCTCTCCGATGAGGAGGTATTTGGATTGCCAGCCGAGGCTGTGACACAAAATCCAGAACCCCGAAAcgcctctccttcaccgACCGACGAAATCTTTGACTCCGATGAGGAGGTATTTCAACCTGTGGAAGTGAAATCGAAGATCTCCGCACCATCTGAAAAGATCCAAAGCT CCTCACCTGTTGAAACACCCATTTCATCCCAATCGTCCTATGTGTTTTGGAACTGCGACAATATTCCTTCACACAAACCCAACTTCCCTATGGACGACCAGCAGTTTTTAGTCAAGCCCTTTGTTCTAGATCAAGAGACCAAAGACATAAAGATTCCCCCTTCGATCAATCGATTCTTAAAGGAGTATCAGCGAGCAGGGGCAAAGTTTCTGTATGACGCTTACAAGCAAGGGAGAGGAGCAGTGCTCGGCGATGATATGGG GCTGGGTAAAACTGTTCAAGTCATATCTTTT TTGTCGGCTATCATGCGTAAAACTGGAACTTATGTTGACCATCAAAGACGCAAGAGAACTATTCGAGAGAGTGTAGTGGATGTGAGCCCGCGGCATTGGCCCACAGCGTTGATTATATGCCCCAAATCGTTAATCAACAAT TGGGGTTACTTTGAGTATGCCGTGTGGAAGTCCGATAACTGGCGGGACGTTCAACAGAAGTTCATCCATGGATATCTGGACCTCA TATCTTATGATGTTGCACGTCTCGATATCCAACATATCAAAGACCTTCCGTTATC GACTGTCATTGCTGATGAAGCTCATCGGCTCAAAGAGCCCATGTCGCAAACCACCCTTGCCCTAAAGAGTATCCAGTGCCAGATGTGCTTCGCCCTGACAGGAACACTTGTACAAAATAGAATAGACGAGATGTGGAGTGTCCTCGATTTT GTGCATAGAGGATGGGCTGGTACTTATCGACAATGGAAAGAGTTTGCCGTGAGCCCTATCAAGAAAGGCCACCAAGTAGAGGGTACAGCGGCGGAGGTTGTAAGAGCTATC ATGACAATTGGTGTGATGACCCAACGAATCTTACCCCATTTCTATCTGCGAAGAGATAAGAAGCTAATTGCCCACGAG CTCcccgagaagaaggatttgGTGGTGTTTTGTCCTCTTGCTTCTAGGCAGATTGTAGCATATCGAGCGCTCATTGAGTCTGACG ATGTCGTTAACATCCAAGCCCGAAACCGACCTTGCCCGTGTGGTTCAGGAAAAAG TAATATGAAAGAGATATTGTTCCAATA TCTATCTGCCCTTCGAAAGGTTGCAAAC CATTTCGGCCTCCTGTACGACC TAGACAAGGACGATAATAAGCACACG AGAATGATCAACAGGAAATTATTCAAGATCTGT ACGGGTCGCGAGCCAACTTCCAGATCAGATTACACCTTGGAAGAGGCCTT GGATCCCGAAAATTGCGGAAAGTGGGAT cttttgaagaagcttcTGGTACAGTGGCGTAATGAGCCTGTAAAGAACAAAG TTCTCAttttctccacctctgTCCGACTTCTCAAGATCATCTCGCGATTCATATCTACATCCCCCTCTT TATCGGGCTTTGAATTCGATGCCTTGACTGGCGAAGCGTCTGGAACGGAAAGGCAAGAAATGATTGATCGTTTCCAAGACTTGGAGAGAGATCATTTCATCATGCTTATCAGCACTCGTGCGGGCGGTGTTGGCTTGAATCTTACAGCC GCCAATAAGGTTGTCATTTTTGACCCCAGTTGGA CGATGGATAGGGCCTTCCGAATAGGACAAAAAAGGACTGT CGAGGTATACCGACTCATCGGTCAAGGAACCATCGAGGAGCTCATCTACGAGCGTCAAG TACAAAAACAGCAAAGCGCTCGGCAACTTAACAACGGCACCCTCGAGCCTCGTATATATCAGGGATACGACCGTGCTACGAATGCGAAAGATCAGGCAGAGCTGTTTGGAGTGCACAATCTTTTCCACTTTGATCCCAGCGGCTTTGCACCTGCCAAC CTGGGAGTTCATGTAGCAAACGATAACTTTTTGGGAGAACCGACGAGTTTAGCGGAGAATGAAGGCGAAGTTGACGAGGTAGAT gaggatgaagacatCAAGCCTGAGATCCCAGCGGGCGGCAGCCGTACCTCATCGCAAAGTCAAAAGCATAgagaggggaggaggaaagataagggcaaggagaagaagagtgaaCAGATGGAAGAGACGGCCGATATGGTGCAAAGCCTTTTGGAAGACGCTCCAACTCCCTCTC AGGGTTCAAAAGAAGTCGACATCCTGACAGAGCTCGGATTCGACT CTTTACTGCATGAAAACGTCTTTGGCGATTCCGCCGAAGAACGAGAAATCTTTGAAAAGGGTCTCAAG ATTCTCGAAAAGAACCCCATGCTAGCTAAATCGATCAAAGCAAACTCTCTAATCAAGACCCAGCGACGAACCGCTCGAAAATCGGCCATGGCACTTGGACCCGGACTTGAACCCGTGACTAGTAGAAGAGAGTCCAGAGAggtgaaaaaggaaggcaGGAGGAGTCgtttgatggaagaagaaggtcatGAGGACGAGAGGGTAGGGGTGCGAAGGGAGAAACGCCGGAAAGGCGAATCAAGTAAAAACCTCGTCGAATTAAGCGACTAG
- a CDS encoding hypothetical protein (Similar to gi|46805524|dbj|BAD16975.1| putative isoleucyl-tRNA synthetase [Oryza sativa (japonica cultivar-group)], FASTA scores: opt: 1546, E(): 2.3e-92, (38.689% identity (65.743% similar) in 1083 aa overlap (18-1031:20-1046)); HMMPfam hit to tRNA-synt_1, tRNA synthetases class I (I, L, M and V), score: 509.3, E(): 3.4e-150), with the protein MPSFIRPPTLLPRLNACRRFATPVSSSTSILQARFATTKANDPTQSKKKAYSHTLRLPKTTFPLKHKDVVAAEKRYRSKTCDELYRQQYDENPDPLFVLHDGPPYANGHLHMGHALNKVIKDIINRYNVIRGRRVHYIPGWDCHGLPIEQKALAAIGKLHTSLTPDQVRAQARQVALDAIDIQKTEMRALGVMADWDSEKRTYRTLDHDFEIRQLRLFQAMVQKGFVTHRLRPVYYSPSSRTALAEAELEYKDGHRSRSVYVSLPVQEDDMSDALKEVYDSVKKQGGQDLSLVIWTTTPWSLPGNSGVAVHNDMEYVVTSNEQGRLFVLAGERKEAMEKIMGPLKIVGELKAGSQLVGTQYSHIFHPPSSPLPKPIVFAAGHVTSQTGTGLVHSAPAHGYEDYVAFSEAGIILEKLRCPIDDDGKFTEELVSWAGAGDESVSSLVGKEVLGEGTDAMVDLLRERGVLLAEETVEHRYPYDWKSKKPIIVRATPQWFADVEHIKEDALAALEEVHFHPAQARKRLEAFVLSRSEWCISRQRSWGVPIPALFDSAGQPLMTPDALEHVISVLDAKGIDYWWTGPVEEFVPPSHKGQQITKGFDTLDVWFDSGSSWTMLREANLRPRSFPLADVYLEGSDQHRGWFQSSLLTKIIGTNDRQAPYGTVITHGFVMDEEGEKMSKSAGNGLSPMEIIHGLKVSKIYVRAAGVSVSAYAAYSSSQDSPAYGADVLRLWAASVDYTSDASIGPSSISHVNELLRRLRNTTRFLLANTCGEDKIFLEPSSLRIIDRYVLHELASLEVSVQEAYDRYNFSKAIHSISTFATSTLSTLYFDIIKDTLYCDPSDSTTRSNVVGVLQHVLLRLVQMMAPIVPHLGEELYENMDGPKKSSVFLETWKPDESWLDDYLKAEMETLLAIKPEVLKLVEEARSAKHIKTSSQAELFLQAQAGTPLDELLNRNSDMLSSLLGVSRVALEKSSNDQTKPMSWSCNSDTEIESSRLSLALLPASHHQCPRCWLYTAEAEDKLCSRCSQVIT; encoded by the exons ATGCCGTCTTTCATCCGCCCTcctacccttcttcctcgcctcAATGCCTGTCGCCGTTTCGCTACTCCTGTTTCTTCATCGACCAGTATATTACAGGCTCGTTTTGCGACAACGAAGGCCAATGACCCTACGcaaagcaaaaagaaggcatATTCTCACACCCTGAGGTTACCTAAAACAACATTTCCTTTGAAGCACAAGGACGTGGTCGCGGCAGAAAAGCGATATCGTAGTAAGACATGCGATGAGCTTTACAGGCAACAG TATGATGAAAATCCAGACCCTCTTTTTGTGCTCCATGACGGGCCCCCGTATGCTAATGGTCACCTTCATATGG GTCACGCCTTGAACAAGGTTATTAAAGATATCATCAACAGGTATAATGTTATAAGAGGGAGGCGTGTACA CTACATTCCAGGTTGGGATTGTCATGGTCTTCCTATTGAACAGAAAGCATTAGCTGCTATAGGA AAATTACATACATCCTTGACACCAGATCAAGTTAGAGCGCAGGCTAGACAGGTTGCCCTCGACGCCATAGATATCCagaagacggagatgaGAGCACTAGGCGTCATGGCGGACTGGGATTCGGAAAAGAGAACGTATCGTACTTTAG ACCATGACTTTGAAATACGACAGCTCCGACTTTTTCAGGCTATGGTTCAAAAAGGCTTTGTGACTCACCGCCTTCGTCCCGTCTACTACTCTCCGTCATCTCGTACAGCCCTGGCTGAAGCTGAGTTGGAGTATAAAGATGGCCACAGATCTCGCTCTGTCTACGTATCTCTTCCTGTACAGGAGGACGACATGTCTGATGCTCTGAAGGAGGTTTATGACTCAGTGAAGAAGCAAGGCGGGCAGGACTTGAGCTTGGTCATCTGGACGACAACGCCGTGGAGTTTACCAGGAAATTCG GGCGTTGCTGTTCATAATGACATGGAGTACGTTGTAACTTCAAATGAGCAAGGCCGTCTATTTGTCCTTGCcggagagaggaaagaagccATGGAGAAAATTATGGGCCCTCTCAAGATTGTCGGAGAGTTGAAAG CAGGTTCCCAACTCGTCGGTACCCAATACAGTCATATCTTCCaccctccatcttcccctctccccAAACCCATTGTCTTTGCCGCCGGCCACGTTACATCACAAACCGGTACTGGTCTCGTCCACTCTGCACCTGCTCATGGATATGAAGATTACGTTGCCTTTAGCGAAGCTGGTATAATACTCGAGAAACTCCGTTGCCCTATCGATGATGACGGTAAATTCACAGAGGAGCTTGTCAGCTGGGCCGGAGCCGGGGATGAATCTGTATCTTCTCTCGTGGGGAAAGAGGTCCTTGGAGAGGGTACGGACGCGATGGTAGATTTGCTTCGCGAGAGAGGAGTCCTCTTGGCGGAGGAGACTGTCGAGCATCGTTATCCGTATGACTGGAAATCGAAGAAACCTATCATCGTCCGTGCCACACCTCAATGgtttgctgatgttgaGCATATCAAGGAGGATGCATTGGCAGCTCTTGAGGAAGTTCATTTCCACCCTGCGCAAG CACGCAAGCGTCTTGAGGCATTTGTACTCTCCAGATCTGAATGGTGTATCTCTCGTCAACGAAGCTGGGGGGTTCCCATCCCCGCTCTCTTCGATAGCGCCGGCCAACCACTCATGACACCTGACGCATTGGAGCATGTCATCAGCGTTCTCGACGCCAAGGGCATCGATTACTGGTGGACCGGCCCTGTAGAAGAATTCgttcctccttcccacAAAGGTCAGCAGATCACAAAGGGTTTCGATACGCTCGACGTCTGGTTCGATAGCGGATCCTCTTGGACCATGCTTCGCGAAGCGAACCTCCGACCACGATCTTTCCCTTTGGCCGATGTTTACTTGGAGGGATCCGATCAACATCGCGGTTGGTTCCAGTCTTCGCTCTTGACTAAAATCATCGGTACCAATGATCGACAAGCTCCTTATGGTACGGTGATTACACATGGTTTTgtgatggatgaggaaggcgagaagatgagTAAATCAGCTGGGAACGGTCTTTCTCCGATGGAGATCATACATGGTTTGAAGGTGAGTAAAATTTATGTGCGGGCCGCTGGTGTCTCTGTCTCTGCTTACGCCGCttattcttcctctcaggACTCACCTGCGTATGGTGCAGATGTCCTCAGGTTGTGGGCAGCATCTGTTGATTATACCAGTGACGCCTCTATTGGcccatcttcaatctctcATGTGAACGAGCTTCTCAGAAGATTACGCAATACTACACGTTTCCTTCTCGCCAACACCTGTGGCGAAGATAAAATCTTCTTGGAACCTTCATCACTACGAATA ATCGATCGCTATGTTCTGCATGAGCTCGCAAGTTTGGAAGTATCGGTCCAGGAAGCCTATGATAGGTATAATTTCAGTAAAG CTATTCACTCAATATCTACCTTCGCCACCTCTACTCTTTCAACTTTATATTttgatatcatcaaggaTACTCTTTACTGTGATCCTAGCGACAGTACCACCAGAAGCAATGTCGTTGGCGTCCTGCAACAT GTCCTTTTGCGTTTAGTTCAGATGATGGCGCCCATTGTGCCTCACCTTGGTGAAGAGCTTTACGAGAACATGGATGGCCCTAAAAAGTCGTCAGTGTTCTTAGAAACATGGAAGCCAGAT GAATCATGGCTAGATGATTACTTAAAGGCTGAGATGGAGACTCTTTTGGCGATCAAACCTGAAGTGTTGAAACTTGTTGAGGAGGCGCGTTCTGCAAA GCATATTAAGACATCAAGTCAAGCAGAGTTGTTCCTGCAGGCCCAAGCCGGCACTCCTCTGGATGAACTTTTGAATCGCAACT CCGATATGCTGTCCAGCCTTCTGGGTGTTTCTAGGGTTGCCCTGGAAAAGTCCTCAAACGACCAGACAAAGCCTATGTCATGGAGCTGTAATTCCGATACAGAGATAGAATCCAGCCGTCTGTCacttgctcttctccctgcTTCCCATCACCAGTGCCCTCGTTGCTGGTTGTACACAGCAGAGGCTGAAGATAAACTCTGCTCGCGTTGCTCTCAGGTAATAACATAG
- a CDS encoding hypothetical protein (HMMPfam hit to bZIP, bZIP transcription factor, score: 38.9, E(): 1.5e-08): protein MFPQDNFFANDESSTSVVEGHAAEPPSTSYTPEFASRQSVSRSPEDFGTSRHISLGDSNFNLSPVAESSSSSVTRKGKRTGSGGGDTMTARRREANRLAAQRFRSRKKGYQDSLEEKIKELEQVNRALQGKLEGKNEISRDPSSSSAPAQHVSYDHYSWAVNSHHAPPIPPSSSTIHHDYIEVQHDHEFRIRHLEKVNQALEEELREVREENKHLRDEFAHWRMSTRDWSEEENGRSASSNEPPLPPHRSHSWSRGSYPFPSSYHPPLGPHPHHLHGGRLPPVEDDSSYFSASNHPDQRVAIDHYALPLQLPPIRTPTTGSVPRPSPPLVPVRHRSPPLDQE, encoded by the exons ATGTTTCCGCAGGACAATTTTTTTGCCAATGACGAGTCAAGCACCTCAGTTGTGGAAGGTCATGCCGCAGAACCCCCTAGTACCTCCTATACGCCAGAGTTTGCTTCTCGTCAATCTGTTTCACGGTCTCCGGAGGACTTTGGAACTTCTCGTCACATATCCCTGGGTGATTCGAACTTTAACCTTTCTCCAGTTGCCGAAAGCAGCAGCTCTTCCGTGACACGAAAGGGCAAAAGGAcaggaagtggaggtggagataCCATGACCGCTCGTCGGCGTGAAGCCAATCGCCTCGCTGCACAGCGCTTCAGAAGCAGGAAAAAGGGATACCAGGATagtttggaagaaaaaataaaagaGTTGGAGCAGGTGAACAGAGCGTTACAGGGAAAgttggaaggaaagaatgaAATCTCACGAgacccttcttcatcatctgctcctgctcaacATGTCTCCTATGATCATTATTCGTGGGCTGTTAATTCTCATCACGCtcctcccattcctccatcttcttccaccatccaTCACGATTATATAGAGGTTCAGCACGATCATGAGTTTCGTATTCGCCACCTTGAAAAGGTTAATCAAgctcttgaagaagaacttcGCGAAGTCCGGGAAGAGAACAAACATCTCCGAGATGAATTCGCTCATTGGCGTATGTCAACTCGAGATTGGTCTGAGGAAGAAAACGGCCGTTCTGCCTCATCAAATGAACCTCCT TTACCGCCGCATCGCAGTCACAGTTGGTCTCGAGGCTCTTatcccttcccatcttcttatCACCCGCCTCTGGGTCCACACCCACATCACTTGCACGGCGGCAGACTTCCGCCTGTCGAAGACGACTCGAGTTACTTTTCTGCTTCCAACCACCCTGATCAGAGGGTAGCGATCGATCATTACGCCCTCCCATTGCAATTGCCTCCAATACGCACACCTACAACTGGGTCCGTCCCGCGTCCCTCACCACCTCTTGTTCCTGTCCGACACCGTAGCCCTCCTCTGGATCAAGAATGA
- a CDS encoding hypothetical protein (Match to ESTs gb|CF190886.1|CF190886, gb|CF193595.1|CF193595, gb|CF183606.1|CF183606; Similar to gi|5597020|dbj|BAA82597.1| ER chaperone BiP [Aspergillus oryzae], FASTA scores: opt: 3010, E(): 1.5e-178, (71.584% identity (90.683% similar) in 644 aa overlap (72-712:1-643))), producing MKWRVRRVPPMPRWHQAVLAGSNVSGCRGDADGQPAPRQLLSTRIYSLLFLSFFHLCLFLKIFATMAYPSRITRPKRQSGMSSLMSKLTLFAFVLVAVLCFLPVGSQVRAEEKDVDVGTVIGIDLGTTYSCVAIQRGGKVEIIANDQGNRITPSWVAFTEEERLIGDAAKNQASNNPENTVFDAKRLIGRYFDDPDVTRDRKHWPFKIVNKDGKPMIQVNHRGDLRDFTPEEVSAMVLTKMKETAEAYLGHKVTHAVVTVPAYFNDAQRSATKDAGTIAGLTVLRIVNEPTAAAIAYGLDRSGKQESQIIVYDLGGGTFDVSLLSIEDGVFEVLATAGDTHLGGEDFDNRVIDYLVKQYKKKTDIDVSKNNRAMGKLKREVEKAKRTLSSQMSTKIEIEAFEGGNDFSETLTRAKFEELNMDLFRKTMKPVEQVLKDAGVKKDEIDDVVLVGGSTRIPKIQQLLKEYFNGKEPSKGINPDEAVAYGAAVQGGILSGEAGSSDVLLIDVCPLTLGIETTGGVMTKLIPRNSVVPTKKSQIFSTAADNQPTVRIQVYEGERSMTKDNNLLGEFDLNNIPPAPRGVPQIEVTFEIDANGILRVSAVDKGTGKSESITITNDQRRLSPEEIERMVQEAEEFADEDAAVKRKIEAMNNLQNFIFSLKSQIGDAEGLGGKLSEDDKDTILSAIKEKTEWLDEHPQSDAEDYEEQLSELQATVAVSLILLLDIFFVADHRFSLSLPICMVVPVVHPTMTSRCLSAMTSFKAGVEINKSKIAWHWRLPVIVDDASSQIQYGIVLTL from the exons ATGAAATGGCGAGTGAGGCGGGTTCCGCCGATGCCACGCTGGCACCAGGCGGTTCTTGCAGGTTCCAACGTGTCGGGTTGCCGCGGAGACGCGGATGGCCAGCCAGCCCCTCGTCAACTTCTTTCTACAAGAATCTATTcacttctcttcctttccttcttccatctttgccTATTCCTCAAGATTTTTGCCACCATGGCATATCCTTCAAGAATCACACGCCCAAAGAGGCAGTCTGGAATGTCATCACTCATGTCCAAGCTCACTCTCTTCGccttcgtcctcgtcgCGGTGCtctgcttccttcctgTAGGAAGCCAAGTACGCgctgaagaaaaggacgTTGACGTTGGAACTGTTATTGGTATTGATTTGGGAACTACGTACTCTTGTGTCGC TATTCAGCGaggtggaaaggttgaaaTCATCGCCAACGACCAGGGTAACCGTATCACTCCATCATGGGTCGCCTTCACTGAGGAGGAACGACTTATTGGTGACGCCGCTAAGAACCAGGCCTCCAACAATCCCGAAAACACTGTTTTTGACGCGAAGCGATTAATCGGTCGATACTTTGACGACCCTGATGTCACTCGCGACAGGAAGCACTGGCCTTTCAAGATCGTTAACAAGGATGGCAAGCCCATGATCCAGGTCAACCACCGGGGCGACTTGAGGGACTTC ACCCCTGAAGAAGTGTCCGCGATGGTCTTGaccaagatgaaggagaccGCTGAGGCCTACCTCGGCCACAAGGTTACTCACGCCGTTGTTACTGTCCCCGCTT ACTTCAACGATGCTCAACGATCCGCTACCAAGGACGCCGGTACTATCGCCGGTCTTACTGTCCTTCGTATCGTCAACGAGCCTaccgccgccgccatcG CTTACGGTCTCGACCGAAGTGGCAAGCAGGAGTCCCAGATCATCGTCTACGACCTTGGTGGTGGTACTTTCGAtgtctctctcctctctaTTGAGGACGGTGTCTTTGAGGTCTTGGCTACTGCTGGTGACACTCACCTTGGTGGCGAGGACTTCGACAACCGAGTCATTGATTACCTCGTCAAGCAgtacaagaagaagaccgaTATCGATGTCTCCAAGAACAACAGGGCTATGGGAAAGCTCAAAcgagaggttgagaaggccaagaggACCCTTTCTAGCCAAATGAGCACCAAGATCGAGATTGAAGCCTTCGAGGGTGGCAATGACTTCTCCGAG ACTTTGACCCGAGCCAAGTTCGAGGAACTCAACATGGACCTTTTCAGGAAGACCATGAAGCCTGTCGAACAGGTCCTTAAGGACGCTGGTgtcaagaaggacgagaTCGATGAC GTCGTCCTTGTCGGTGGTTCCACTCGTATCCCCAAGATTCAGCAACTCCTCAAGGAGTACTTCAACGGCAAGGAGCCTTCTAAGGGTATCAACCCGGATGAGGCTGTTGCCTACGGTGCTGCTGTCCAGGGTGGTATCTTGTCAGGAGAAGCTGGTAGCAGCGACGTTCTTCTTATCGATGTCTGCCCTTTGACTCTCGGTATCGAGACCACTGGTGGTGTCATGACCAAGCTTATTCCCCGAAACTCTGTTGTTCCTACCAAGAAGTCCCAGATCTTCTCCACTGCGGCCGACAACCAGCCCACCGTCAGGATCCAGGTTTACGAGGGTGAGCGATCCATGACCAAGGACAACAACCTCCTCGGTGAATTCGACTTGAACAATATTCCCCCTGCCCCTCGGGGTGTTCCTCAAATTGAGGTTACCTTTGAGATCGATG CCAATGGTATCCTCCGAGTCTCTGCTGTCGACAAGGGCACTGGCAAGTCTGAGTCTATTACTATCACCAACGACCAACGACGTCTTTCCCCCGAGGAGATTGAGCGAATGGTTCAGGAG GCGGAGGAGTTCGCCGACGAGGACGCCGCTGtcaagaggaagattgaggCCATGAACAACCTTCAGA ACTTCATCTTCAGCCTCAAGTCCCAGATTGGCGACGCTGAGGGTTTGGGTGGCAAGCTCTCTGAGGACGATAAGGACACCATTCTTTCCGCcatcaaggagaagactgAGTGGCTCGACGAGCACCCTCAATCCGACGCCGAGGACTACGAGGAGCAGCTTTCTGAGCTCCAAGCTACCGTTGCTGTGAGTCTCATTTTGTTGCTTgatatcttcttcgtcgctGACCACAGATTCAGCCTATCACTTCCAATTTGTATGGTGGTGCCGGTGGTTCATCCTACGATGACGAGCAGATGCCTTTCAGCCATGACGAGCTTTAAGGCAGGAGTGGAGATAAACAAAAGTAAAATAGCATGGCATTGGCGTTTGCCAGTTATAGTAGATGATGCATCCAGTCAGATTCAATATGGGATAGTATTGACACTTTAA